The following coding sequences are from one Malaciobacter pacificus window:
- the hemA gene encoding glutamyl-tRNA reductase, giving the protein MSYLVISFSHKNTDIEMREKLAFNDTELKDRFLKNILACDTTKEAVVLSTCNRVEIITRSSNIKNSSKDIIQKISDFSGVEFDKLYKRADIYDNDGAVHHLFTVASALDSLVIGETQIVGQLKDAFRYSQGKGYCAQNITRVMNYAFKCAANVRNATSLGTGSVSVASTAVAKAKEIIGNTTGIKALVIGAGEMSELTVKHLLASGFDVIITSRNMKKAQNLADTFEVNVDVAPYESLTALLGQVPVMITATSAPYPIITSSNAPEASFNRYWFDIAVPRDIDDIDLPNLQIYSVDDLQDIVNENMSLRAEQAKTAYSIVSKNSLEFFDWLKSLEIEPVVKHLYTKADEIIEKKMANAIKKGFIKAEDEENIRKLCQTVITEYLHAPSKELKNISQNMECDIVVGSIQKMFGLTNDSDLSEKYRCEHLSKN; this is encoded by the coding sequence ATGAGTTATTTAGTAATTAGTTTTTCCCATAAAAATACTGATATTGAGATGAGAGAAAAACTAGCTTTTAATGACACAGAATTAAAAGATAGATTTTTAAAAAATATATTAGCATGTGATACTACTAAAGAAGCTGTAGTTTTATCAACATGTAATAGAGTTGAGATAATAACTAGGTCATCAAATATAAAAAATAGTTCTAAAGATATTATTCAAAAAATTTCTGATTTTTCAGGGGTTGAGTTTGATAAACTTTATAAAAGAGCTGATATTTATGATAATGATGGTGCAGTTCATCACTTATTTACTGTAGCATCTGCCCTTGATTCACTAGTAATTGGTGAAACGCAAATTGTAGGACAGTTAAAAGATGCCTTTAGATACTCTCAAGGTAAAGGATACTGTGCTCAGAATATCACAAGAGTAATGAACTATGCTTTTAAGTGTGCAGCAAATGTAAGAAATGCTACAAGTTTAGGTACAGGTTCAGTATCAGTGGCTTCAACTGCAGTTGCAAAGGCAAAAGAGATTATTGGAAATACAACTGGGATTAAAGCTCTTGTAATAGGTGCAGGTGAGATGAGTGAGTTAACAGTTAAGCATTTGTTAGCTTCAGGCTTTGATGTAATTATTACAAGTAGAAATATGAAAAAAGCTCAAAATTTAGCTGATACATTTGAAGTTAATGTTGATGTTGCTCCTTATGAGAGTTTAACAGCACTTTTAGGGCAAGTTCCAGTTATGATAACTGCAACTTCTGCTCCTTATCCAATTATTACAAGTTCAAATGCACCTGAAGCTTCATTTAATAGGTATTGGTTTGATATAGCAGTGCCTAGAGACATTGATGATATTGATTTACCAAATTTACAAATTTATTCAGTTGATGATTTACAAGATATAGTAAATGAAAATATGAGTTTAAGGGCAGAACAAGCTAAAACTGCCTATTCAATTGTTAGTAAAAATTCACTTGAATTTTTTGATTGGTTAAAATCACTTGAAATTGAACCAGTAGTAAAACATCTTTATACAAAAGCTGATGAGATTATTGAGAAAAAAATGGCAAATGCCATAAAAAAAGGTTTTATAAAAGCTGAAGATGAAGAGAATATTAGAAAACTTTGTCAAACAGTAATAACTGAATATTTACATGCTCCATCAAAAGAGTTAAAAAATATTTCACAGAATATGGAGTGTGATATTGTAGTGGGTTCAATTCAAAAAATGTTTGGACTAACAAATGATTCAGACTTAAGCGAAAAATATAGATGTGAACATCTATCAAAAAATTAA
- a CDS encoding mechanosensitive ion channel family protein, giving the protein MDASMIDLISDYAVKIVIAIVIFYIGKWVARKLTDLVVKITRKTGKVDETLLKFLSNIIFYVLMIVVILTALEQLGVDTTSFLAILGAAGLAIGLALKDSLSNFASGVMIIMFRPFKVGDFINAGGVSGSVEEISIFNTILKTGDNQTLIVPNGAITSGTITNVNAKPTRRVDLVVGIGYDDDIKKAKEVLNTIITSDERVLVDEGVTVAVSELADSSVNFVVRAWVNTPDYWAVKFDLTENIKLTFDKEGISIPYPQQDVHHYNND; this is encoded by the coding sequence ATGGACGCTTCTATGATTGACTTAATTAGTGATTATGCTGTAAAGATTGTTATTGCAATTGTAATCTTTTATATTGGTAAGTGGGTTGCTAGAAAACTTACTGATTTAGTAGTAAAAATTACTAGAAAAACTGGAAAAGTTGATGAAACATTACTTAAATTTTTAAGTAATATTATTTTCTATGTTTTAATGATTGTTGTTATTTTAACAGCACTAGAACAACTTGGAGTTGATACAACTTCATTCTTAGCAATACTTGGTGCAGCTGGTTTAGCTATTGGTTTAGCTTTAAAAGATTCATTAAGTAACTTTGCTTCAGGTGTTATGATTATTATGTTTAGACCATTTAAAGTGGGTGATTTTATTAATGCTGGTGGAGTTAGTGGTTCTGTTGAAGAAATCTCAATTTTTAATACTATTTTAAAAACTGGTGATAATCAAACTTTAATTGTACCAAATGGAGCTATTACATCGGGAACTATTACAAATGTAAATGCAAAACCAACTAGAAGAGTAGATTTAGTTGTTGGTATTGGTTATGATGATGATATTAAAAAAGCAAAAGAGGTTTTAAATACTATTATTACTTCTGATGAGAGAGTTTTAGTTGATGAAGGTGTTACTGTTGCAGTTTCAGAACTTGCTGATTCATCAGTTAATTTTGTAGTTAGAGCTTGGGTTAATACTCCTGATTACTGGGCTGTTAAATTTGACTTAACAGAGAATATCAAATTAACATTTGATAAAGAGGGGATTTCTATTCCATATCCACAACAAGATGTTCACCACTACAACAACGATTAA
- the secD gene encoding protein translocase subunit SecD, which translates to MKIFNYRFIIFALSIVFGIFFSIPSLMQTDTGKKISLGLDLQGGLHMLLGVNTHEAVTAKIKSIASSIKYFADDEEILIDALSINEDSVTFTVLDVDEMPKMDEMLNTSITGLEVNKNDQDYILTLTAEDIEKTKDFAVSQVVETIRNRLDQFGLSEPSVTRQGDTDIVVQLPGIKTAEDEKAARELISKPANLELMAVDEERADQVYTMTASQAAQYGNIILEDTNDASTKYLVKEIPILNGSQIIDAQVAFDQANQPIINFTLNSSGARIFGDFTAKSVGKRLAVVLDGKVYSAPNIRERIGGGSGQISGGFTVAEAGNVAIALRSGALPASVKLLEKRSVGPSLGADSIKASMIALISGFVLVFIFMIIYYKRAGIIANIALVTNIFIIIAVMAMFGATLTLPGMAGIVLTVGMAVDANVIISERIRELLREGMSIPKAIEDGYSNAMRAILDANITTLLVAVILYAYGTGPIKGFAVTISIGILASMLTAILGTHGIYEALLPKIMQSKDKKKWFGVK; encoded by the coding sequence TTGAAAATCTTTAATTATAGATTCATAATATTTGCATTAAGTATTGTATTTGGTATATTTTTCTCTATCCCTTCACTTATGCAAACTGATACTGGTAAAAAAATTTCTCTAGGACTTGATTTACAAGGTGGATTACACATGCTTTTAGGTGTAAATACACATGAAGCTGTAACTGCTAAAATCAAATCTATTGCATCTTCAATAAAATATTTTGCTGATGATGAAGAGATTTTAATAGATGCATTGTCAATAAACGAAGACAGTGTTACATTTACTGTTTTAGATGTTGATGAAATGCCTAAAATGGATGAGATGTTAAATACATCAATAACTGGTTTAGAAGTTAATAAAAATGATCAAGATTATATTTTAACTTTAACTGCTGAAGATATTGAAAAAACAAAAGATTTTGCAGTTAGTCAAGTTGTTGAAACTATTAGAAATAGACTTGACCAATTTGGATTATCAGAACCAAGTGTTACAAGACAAGGTGATACTGATATTGTTGTTCAACTTCCAGGTATTAAAACTGCTGAAGATGAAAAAGCTGCTAGAGAACTTATCTCAAAGCCAGCTAATTTAGAGCTTATGGCAGTTGATGAAGAAAGAGCTGATCAAGTATATACAATGACTGCATCTCAAGCTGCACAATATGGGAATATCATATTAGAAGACACAAACGATGCTAGTACAAAATACTTAGTTAAAGAGATTCCAATTTTAAATGGTAGTCAAATTATTGATGCACAAGTGGCTTTTGATCAAGCTAATCAACCGATTATTAACTTTACATTAAACTCAAGTGGAGCAAGAATTTTTGGGGATTTTACAGCTAAAAGTGTTGGTAAAAGACTAGCTGTTGTTTTAGATGGAAAAGTTTATTCTGCACCTAATATTAGAGAGAGAATTGGTGGAGGAAGTGGACAAATTTCTGGTGGCTTTACAGTTGCAGAAGCTGGAAATGTTGCAATTGCCCTAAGAAGTGGAGCACTGCCTGCTTCTGTTAAATTATTAGAAAAAAGAAGTGTAGGACCAAGTTTAGGTGCTGATTCTATTAAAGCTTCAATGATTGCACTTATTTCTGGTTTTGTTTTAGTATTTATTTTTATGATTATTTACTATAAACGTGCTGGAATCATTGCTAATATTGCACTTGTTACTAATATCTTTATTATTATTGCTGTTATGGCGATGTTTGGTGCAACTTTAACACTTCCTGGTATGGCAGGTATCGTACTTACTGTTGGTATGGCAGTTGATGCCAATGTTATTATTAGTGAAAGAATTAGAGAACTCCTAAGAGAAGGTATGTCAATTCCAAAAGCAATTGAAGATGGTTACTCAAATGCAATGAGAGCTATTTTAGATGCAAATATTACAACATTATTAGTTGCTGTTATTTTATATGCTTACGGAACAGGACCAATTAAAGGATTCGCTGTAACTATTTCTATTGGTATTTTAGCATCTATGTTAACAGCAATATTAGGAACTCATGGTATTTATGAAGCATTATTACCAAAAATTATGCAAAGTAAAGATAAGAAAAAATGGTTTGGAGTTAAATAA
- a CDS encoding apolipoprotein N-acyltransferase, whose amino-acid sequence MFLAKREHSNKNFIIKGLITAILFSSFIYLNYFGVEIKIIDTIFAISAFYLILTIPKKALFFTGFFIGVFWCYWMAVSLKYYELVYLTPILLIGVGLVYGIIFYLFALYDKALFRALALFGFSFLIPFGFNWIKPELLFINSYIGTSKIDLALILIGLFLIIKLKRLKIIGIVPLIFAISLPKGDFIDNPNLKIAMPQMNIQQNLKWEKDYREILIEKNFELIAKAVEENKDLIVLPETSFATALNLDAQTMERLNSFSYDIDIITGALYLEGEKIYNATYHISNGHVKIAKKVVLVPFGEEIPLPKFFVDLINDVFYGGASDYSKASTPTDFIVKDIKFRNAICYEATTDEIFKDLNDTKYMIATSNNAWFTPSIEPTLQSLLLKYYSKKYRVTIFHVVNGSKNEIFRP is encoded by the coding sequence ATGTTTTTAGCAAAACGCGAACATTCTAACAAAAACTTTATAATAAAAGGCTTGATTACAGCCATTTTATTTAGTTCATTTATTTACTTAAACTATTTTGGTGTAGAAATAAAAATTATTGATACAATATTTGCTATCTCAGCATTTTATTTAATACTAACAATTCCTAAAAAAGCACTATTTTTCACAGGTTTTTTTATTGGTGTCTTTTGGTGTTACTGGATGGCTGTTAGTTTAAAATATTATGAGTTAGTTTACTTAACACCCATTCTTTTAATAGGTGTTGGATTAGTTTATGGAATAATTTTTTATCTATTTGCACTTTATGATAAAGCCTTATTTAGAGCTTTAGCACTTTTTGGATTTAGTTTTTTAATTCCCTTTGGATTTAATTGGATTAAACCTGAATTGCTGTTTATAAACTCTTATATTGGAACATCAAAAATTGATTTAGCCTTAATTTTAATAGGGCTTTTTTTAATTATTAAATTAAAAAGATTAAAAATAATTGGGATTGTGCCTTTAATTTTTGCTATTTCATTACCAAAAGGTGATTTTATAGATAATCCAAACTTAAAAATAGCAATGCCTCAAATGAATATTCAACAAAATCTAAAATGGGAAAAAGATTACAGGGAAATATTAATAGAGAAAAACTTTGAACTAATTGCAAAAGCAGTCGAAGAGAATAAGGATTTAATAGTTTTACCAGAAACATCTTTTGCTACTGCATTAAATCTTGATGCTCAAACTATGGAAAGATTAAATAGTTTTTCTTATGATATTGATATTATTACAGGTGCTTTATATCTTGAAGGTGAGAAAATTTATAATGCAACTTATCATATCTCAAATGGTCATGTAAAAATTGCAAAAAAAGTAGTTTTAGTTCCATTTGGAGAAGAAATACCTCTTCCTAAATTTTTTGTTGATTTAATTAATGATGTTTTTTATGGAGGAGCTAGTGATTATTCAAAAGCATCTACTCCTACAGATTTTATAGTTAAAGATATAAAGTTTAGAAATGCTATTTGTTATGAAGCAACAACTGATGAGATATTTAAAGATTTAAATGACACAAAATATATGATTGCAACTTCAAACAATGCTTGGTTTACTCCATCAATTGAACCAACACTGCAGTCTTTGCTTTTAAAATACTATTCTAAAAAATATAGAGTGACAATTTTCCATGTGGTAAATGGAAGTAAAAATGAGATATTTAGACCCTAA
- the yajC gene encoding preprotein translocase subunit YajC, whose amino-acid sequence MEGSSADLISSLLPLVALFAIFYFLIIRPQQKQAKAHKEMVANLKKGDKIVTNGGLIVEVAKVEETYLVIKNNDNSEMKLMKEFVAKLLED is encoded by the coding sequence ATGGAAGGTTCAAGCGCTGATTTAATAAGCTCATTACTACCTCTTGTTGCATTATTTGCAATATTCTATTTTTTAATTATTAGACCACAACAAAAACAAGCGAAAGCTCATAAAGAAATGGTTGCTAATTTAAAAAAAGGTGACAAAATTGTAACAAATGGTGGCTTAATCGTTGAAGTTGCAAAAGTTGAAGAGACATATCTAGTGATTAAAAACAATGATAACTCTGAGATGAAACTTATGAAAGAGTTTGTAGCTAAGCTTTTAGAAGACTAA
- a CDS encoding DUF4105 domain-containing protein produces the protein MLNICNITIKQGIKVLIFNALFLNLLQASNTNLNKYINKNKIYNDTYWSKLLHYKNGISEIDSDNFFVSKNGKNDLKKELLETIDSLVKGKNDVLCRFPLRVEWLKQNIPSLVNQIKNYECKDLDIYLKEIGGKKISIVFPSSHINSPASMYGHTFLKVYDNEDTTLISNAINYAAQTDEKNGLVFAYQGLFGGYEGRYSILPYYEKIKEYNNLEQRDIWEYNLSFTKKEIRNIVLHTYELINSYAYYYFFLENCSYNLLWMFEIAKPDLDLVNKFNLKAIPLDTIKILNENNLIESSNYRYSKMKKMKFILNKIDNKKYLEEFLQSSVKLNENLSFEDKVKYLDLKIEYIRYQRSQNKISKDLYLKEYLKYLKIRSSLDKISTFDIKKPKNPINSHDSSKLKISYRTDDSILLDVKPAYNDIYDVSDGYLEGAFIDFFNLGLISKDDEVSINRFTILDIKSYSSRDEIFKPLSWGIKLGYERFKDNSDYLNISPEFGVTYSNDVEYLYIMLNSKLYTKSHDTLASLGGNIGLVSNRFDNYKLGLKYSYDKYNKSITNKEFETFLTYKFLRNTSVNLNYTNDNLHEKRDKLSFGLFYYF, from the coding sequence TTGCTAAATATATGTAATATTACTATAAAACAAGGTATTAAAGTATTAATTTTTAATGCCCTGTTTTTAAATCTACTTCAAGCTTCAAATACAAATTTAAACAAATATATAAATAAAAATAAAATCTATAATGATACTTATTGGTCAAAACTTCTACACTATAAAAATGGTATAAGTGAAATAGATTCTGATAATTTTTTTGTTTCTAAAAATGGAAAAAATGATTTAAAAAAAGAGTTATTAGAGACTATTGATTCTTTAGTAAAAGGAAAAAATGATGTGTTATGTCGTTTTCCTTTAAGAGTAGAGTGGCTTAAACAAAATATACCAAGTTTGGTTAATCAAATTAAAAACTATGAGTGTAAAGATTTAGATATTTATTTAAAAGAGATAGGTGGAAAAAAAATTAGTATTGTATTCCCTTCTTCTCACATTAATTCTCCTGCATCAATGTATGGACACACATTTTTGAAAGTTTATGATAATGAAGACACAACTTTAATATCAAATGCAATTAATTATGCTGCACAGACTGATGAAAAGAATGGATTAGTATTTGCATATCAAGGTTTATTTGGTGGTTATGAAGGACGATACTCTATCTTACCTTATTATGAAAAAATTAAAGAATATAATAATTTAGAGCAAAGAGATATTTGGGAATATAACTTATCTTTTACAAAAAAAGAGATTAGAAATATTGTTTTACACACTTATGAATTAATTAATTCTTATGCGTATTATTACTTTTTTTTAGAAAATTGTTCTTACAATCTTTTATGGATGTTTGAAATAGCAAAGCCAGATTTAGATTTAGTTAATAAATTTAATTTAAAAGCAATACCACTTGATACTATAAAAATATTAAATGAAAATAATTTAATTGAGTCTTCAAATTATAGATATTCTAAAATGAAAAAGATGAAATTTATTTTAAATAAAATTGATAATAAAAAATATCTTGAAGAGTTTTTACAAAGTAGTGTAAAACTAAATGAAAATCTTAGCTTTGAAGATAAAGTAAAATATTTAGATTTAAAAATAGAGTATATAAGATACCAAAGAAGTCAAAATAAAATCTCTAAAGATTTATATTTAAAAGAGTATTTAAAGTATTTAAAGATTAGAAGTTCTTTAGATAAAATCTCTACTTTTGATATAAAAAAGCCTAAAAATCCTATAAACTCACATGATTCATCAAAGTTGAAGATTTCATATAGAACTGATGATTCAATATTATTAGATGTAAAACCTGCTTATAATGATATTTATGATGTTTCTGATGGTTATCTCGAAGGGGCATTTATAGACTTTTTTAATTTAGGACTAATTTCTAAAGATGATGAAGTATCAATTAATAGATTTACAATATTAGATATTAAATCATACTCTTCAAGAGATGAAATTTTTAAACCATTATCATGGGGAATAAAACTAGGCTATGAACGTTTTAAAGATAATTCAGATTATTTAAACATATCTCCTGAATTTGGAGTAACATATTCAAATGATGTTGAATATTTATATATAATGTTAAATTCAAAACTTTATACTAAGTCCCATGATACACTGGCTTCTTTAGGTGGGAATATTGGATTAGTTTCAAATAGATTTGATAACTATAAACTTGGATTAAAATACTCTTATGATAAATATAATAAAAGTATTACAAACAAAGAATTTGAAACCTTTCTTACATATAAATTTTTAAGAAATACTTCTGTTAATCTAAATTACACAAATGATAATTTACATGAAAAACGAGATAAATTATCATTTGGTTTATTTTACTATTTTTAG
- a CDS encoding proline--tRNA ligase — protein sequence MKFSQMFIPTTKETPNDATLPSHQYLIRGGFIAQTGAGIYDFMPLGKIVLDKIRAIVKEEMDEAGANEVQFGFVTPLSLWDESGRSLTMGNELLRFKDRKNGDYVLSPTNEEAVVNMVKNRITSYRDLPVHLYQINTKFRDEARPRFGLMRGREFLMKDGYSFHSNAEDLVREFNHMEETYKKIYTRLGLEFRVVEADSGAIGGSGSKEFHVLANSGEDTIVVCDSCDYGANIEAATRKANKKEKLETIECEKVHTPSQKSIEEVNTFLGTDSYYSMKAVIKKAVYEEKTEIVVFFVRGCDELEETKACNAVNALELEDAIEDEIIAAGIVPGFCGILGIKEDIQVVVDNELQGDNNLVIGANEIDYHYKGFNLTTLENVVYKDLVAVQEGDICACCGGKLSYTKGIEAGHIFQLGTKYSQAMGANFLDENGKTQPFVMGCYGIGVSRLVAAVIEQNHDEKGCIWTKETAPFKVDVIVSNAKKDEELEAGMKIYEDLKSAGIETIIDDRKKERFGFKMGDYELLGFPYAIIVGKKLQDGLVEIANRKTGQKTDVAIDEVVQKIEELLK from the coding sequence ATGAAATTTTCACAAATGTTTATTCCAACAACAAAAGAGACTCCAAATGACGCAACACTACCATCACACCAATATCTAATAAGAGGTGGATTTATTGCTCAAACTGGTGCTGGAATTTATGATTTTATGCCATTAGGGAAAATTGTTCTTGATAAAATTAGAGCTATAGTAAAAGAAGAGATGGATGAAGCTGGTGCTAATGAAGTTCAATTTGGTTTTGTAACACCATTATCATTATGGGATGAATCTGGAAGATCTTTAACTATGGGTAATGAACTATTAAGATTTAAAGATAGAAAAAATGGTGATTATGTATTATCTCCTACAAATGAAGAAGCTGTAGTAAATATGGTAAAAAATAGAATTACTTCATATAGAGATTTACCAGTACATTTATATCAAATCAATACAAAATTTAGAGATGAAGCAAGACCTAGATTTGGTCTTATGAGAGGTAGAGAGTTCTTAATGAAAGATGGATACTCTTTTCACTCTAATGCAGAAGATTTAGTAAGAGAATTCAATCATATGGAAGAGACTTACAAAAAAATTTATACTAGACTTGGATTAGAGTTTAGAGTTGTTGAAGCTGATAGTGGTGCTATTGGTGGAAGTGGTTCTAAAGAGTTCCACGTTTTAGCAAATAGTGGTGAAGATACAATAGTTGTTTGTGATTCTTGTGATTATGGAGCTAATATTGAAGCAGCTACTAGAAAAGCAAATAAAAAAGAGAAGTTAGAAACAATTGAGTGTGAAAAGGTTCATACACCTAGTCAAAAATCTATTGAAGAAGTAAATACATTTTTAGGAACTGATTCATACTATTCAATGAAAGCAGTAATTAAAAAAGCTGTTTATGAAGAAAAAACTGAAATCGTTGTTTTCTTTGTAAGAGGATGTGATGAATTAGAAGAGACAAAAGCTTGTAATGCAGTTAATGCTTTAGAACTTGAAGATGCAATCGAAGATGAAATTATAGCTGCAGGTATAGTTCCTGGATTTTGTGGAATTTTAGGAATTAAAGAAGATATTCAAGTAGTAGTTGATAATGAATTACAAGGTGATAACAATCTTGTAATTGGTGCAAATGAAATTGATTACCACTATAAAGGTTTTAATTTAACAACTTTAGAAAATGTTGTTTATAAAGATTTAGTAGCTGTTCAAGAGGGTGATATTTGTGCTTGTTGTGGTGGAAAACTTTCATACACAAAAGGTATTGAAGCAGGGCATATCTTCCAATTAGGAACTAAATACTCACAAGCTATGGGTGCAAATTTCTTGGATGAAAATGGGAAAACTCAACCATTTGTAATGGGATGTTATGGTATTGGAGTTTCAAGACTTGTTGCAGCTGTAATTGAGCAAAACCATGATGAAAAAGGTTGTATCTGGACAAAAGAAACAGCTCCTTTTAAAGTTGATGTAATTGTTTCAAATGCTAAAAAAGATGAAGAATTAGAAGCTGGAATGAAAATCTATGAAGATTTAAAATCTGCTGGAATTGAAACTATTATTGATGATAGAAAAAAAGAGAGATTTGGATTTAAAATGGGAGATTACGAATTATTAGGTTTCCCTTATGCAATTATTGTTGGTAAAAAACTGCAAGATGGACTTGTAGAAATTGCTAATAGAAAAACAGGTCAAAAAACTGATGTTGCAATTGATGAGGTTGTACAAAAAATAGAAGAGCTTTTAAAATAA
- a CDS encoding CCA tRNA nucleotidyltransferase: MFTTTTTINLPVVLENILDDLLKIGVKPVLVGGCVRDYFFKIPNKDFDIELFGLNCLETIEKTLQKFGNVKLVGKSFGVLTLRVDEYDFDFALPRIEKKIGNSHTDFEIVSDANLSFKEAAIRRDFTINAIGYDYESKEFLDPFNGLEDVKTKTLRHIDDKTFVEDSLRVYRAVQFTSRFDLKVEEKTLELCKKIVNSDECKYLPKERIYEEFKKLFLKSSKPSYGFELLREFGLLKYFPELQALIGCIQDKEYHPEGDVWVHTLMTIDELSKIIKKQNLEDEYRKLYLFYGILCHDLGKPFCTEVINERITSHKHESLGIEPTISFLSKLTNEKKFIDIVCSLVKNHLAPFQLYLAQSSEKAVKRLSLKVNIEDLCLVCLADCLGRDIPDKDKCYKATNWLLQKAKELEIHNAPILPLIQGRDLIKLGFKPSKKFKEILDFAFDLQIDEHMGKNEILLEISKKFN; this comes from the coding sequence ATGTTCACCACTACAACAACGATTAATCTTCCTGTTGTTCTAGAAAATATACTAGATGACCTGCTAAAAATTGGTGTAAAACCAGTTTTAGTAGGTGGTTGTGTACGTGATTACTTTTTTAAAATACCAAATAAAGATTTTGATATTGAATTATTTGGTTTAAACTGCTTAGAAACTATTGAAAAGACTTTACAAAAATTTGGAAATGTTAAACTAGTTGGAAAATCATTTGGTGTGTTAACTCTAAGAGTTGATGAATATGATTTTGATTTTGCTTTACCTAGAATTGAAAAGAAAATAGGTAATTCACATACAGATTTTGAAATTGTAAGCGATGCTAATTTGAGTTTTAAAGAAGCAGCTATTAGACGAGATTTTACAATAAATGCAATTGGATATGATTATGAGTCAAAAGAGTTCTTAGATCCTTTTAATGGATTAGAAGATGTCAAAACAAAAACACTTAGACATATTGATGATAAAACTTTTGTAGAAGATAGTTTAAGAGTTTATAGAGCTGTACAGTTTACTTCAAGATTTGATTTAAAAGTTGAAGAAAAAACTTTAGAGCTTTGTAAAAAGATTGTTAATTCAGATGAGTGTAAATATTTACCAAAAGAGAGAATTTATGAAGAGTTTAAAAAACTATTTTTAAAATCATCTAAACCTTCATATGGGTTTGAACTGTTAAGAGAGTTTGGTTTACTCAAATATTTTCCAGAACTTCAAGCCCTTATTGGATGTATTCAAGATAAAGAATATCATCCAGAAGGAGATGTTTGGGTTCATACTTTAATGACTATTGATGAATTATCAAAAATAATAAAAAAACAAAATCTAGAAGATGAATATAGAAAATTATATCTGTTTTATGGAATACTTTGTCATGATTTAGGCAAGCCATTTTGTACAGAAGTTATTAATGAAAGAATCACTTCACACAAACATGAAAGCTTAGGGATTGAACCAACAATTTCATTTTTATCTAAATTAACAAATGAAAAAAAGTTTATAGATATAGTTTGCTCACTTGTAAAAAATCACCTTGCACCTTTTCAGCTCTATCTTGCACAATCAAGCGAAAAAGCAGTTAAAAGATTATCACTAAAAGTGAATATTGAAGATCTTTGTTTGGTTTGTTTAGCGGATTGTTTAGGAAGAGACATACCTGATAAAGACAAGTGTTATAAAGCAACTAATTGGTTGCTACAAAAGGCAAAAGAATTAGAAATTCATAATGCTCCTATACTTCCATTAATTCAAGGTAGAGACTTAATTAAACTAGGGTTTAAGCCTAGTAAAAAATTTAAAGAAATACTTGATTTTGCATTTGATTTACAAATAGATGAACATATGGGGAAAAATGAAATACTTTTAGAAATATCTAAAAAATTTAATTAA
- a CDS encoding DUF3015 family protein, protein MKRILISSISALLLTTAANAQVNPNTGCGLGSVIIKDQSTVVMQVLAATTNGTSGNQTFGITTGTLNCDKPSNFVSNDKLQKFVGENMDELAMDISAGQGETLNTVATLMNVQDKASFNAKLKENFSSIYANENVTSANVIDSIAKYM, encoded by the coding sequence ATGAAAAGAATATTAATAAGCTCAATTTCAGCTTTATTATTAACAACAGCAGCAAATGCACAAGTAAATCCTAACACTGGATGTGGACTTGGTTCTGTAATTATTAAAGACCAAAGTACAGTTGTAATGCAAGTATTAGCAGCAACTACAAATGGTACATCTGGTAACCAAACTTTTGGTATTACTACTGGAACACTAAATTGTGATAAGCCATCAAACTTTGTTTCAAATGATAAACTACAAAAATTTGTTGGTGAAAACATGGATGAATTAGCAATGGATATTTCAGCAGGTCAAGGTGAAACATTAAATACTGTTGCTACATTAATGAACGTTCAAGATAAAGCATCATTTAATGCAAAATTAAAAGAGAATTTCTCAAGCATTTATGCAAATGAAAATGTTACTTCAGCTAACGTGATTGATTCAATTGCTAAATATATGTAA